One window of Globicephala melas chromosome 5, mGloMel1.2, whole genome shotgun sequence genomic DNA carries:
- the SPRY1 gene encoding protein sprouty homolog 1 isoform X2: MDPQNQHGSGSSIVVIQQPALDNRQRLDYEREIQPAAILSLDQIKAIRGSNEYTEGPSVVKRPALRTAPRQEKHERTHEIIPINVNNNYEHRPTSHLGHAGLSNNTRGPILSRSTSTGSAASSGSNSSASSEQGLLGRSPPTRPVSGHRSERAIRTQPKQLIVDDLKGSLKEDLTQHKFICEQCGKCKCGECTAPRTLPSCLACNRQCLCSAESMVEYGTCMCLVKGIFYHCSNDDEGDSYSDNPCSCSQSQCCSRYLCMGAMSLFLPCLLCYPPAKGCLKLCRGCYDWIHRPGCRCKNSNTVYCKLEGCPSRGQGKPS; the protein is encoded by the coding sequence ATGGATCCCCAAAATCAACATGGCAGTGGCAGTTCAATAGTTGTGATCCAGCAGCCTGCTTTGGATAACCGTCAGAGGTTAGACTATGAGAGAGAGATTCAGCCTGCCGCTATTTTGTCCTTAGACCAGATCAAGGCCATCAGAGGCAGCAATGAGTACACAGAAGGGCCATCAGTGGTGAAAAGACCTGCTCTTCGAACAGCACCAAGACAAGAAAAGCATGAAAGGACTCATGAAATCATACCAATTAATGTGAATAATAACTATGAGCATAGACCTACCAGCCACCTGGGACATGCGGGACTCTCAAATAATACCAGAGGCCCCATATTGAGCAGATCAACCAGCACTGGAAGTGCAGCCAGTTCTGGGAGCAACAGCAGCGCCTCTTCTGAGCAGGGGCTGTTAGGAAGGTCACCGCCAACCAGACCAGTCTCTGGTCACAGGTCTGAAAGGGCGATCCGGACCCAGCCCAAGCAACTGATTGTGGATGACTTAAAGGGTTCCCTGAAAGAGGACCTGACACAGCACAAGTTCATTTGTGAACAGTGTGGGAAGTGCAAGTGCGGAGAATGCACAGCTCCCAGGACCCTGCCATCCTGTTTGGCCTGTAACCGGCAGTGCCTTTGCTCTGCTGAGAGCATGGTGGAATATGGAACCTGCATGTGCTTGGTCAAGGGCATCTTCTACCACTGCTCCAATGACGATGAAGGGGATTCTTACTCGGATAATCCTTGCTCCTGTTCACAGTCACAGTGCTGCTCTAGGTACCTGTGTATGGGAGCCATGTCTCTGTTTTTACCTTGCTTACTCTGTTACCCTCCTGCTAAGGGATGCCTGAAGCTGTGCAGGGGGTGTTATGACTGGATCCATCGCCCTGGGTGCAGATGTAAGAACTCCAACACGGTCTATTGTAAGCTGGAGGGCTGCCCCTCCCGGGGTCAGGGTAAACCATCATGA
- the SPRY1 gene encoding protein sprouty homolog 1 isoform X1, whose protein sequence is MRGVHAAARTGTRAGLHGLAPRPRFGLDACQVSTDCRNSRSLHMDPQNQHGSGSSIVVIQQPALDNRQRLDYEREIQPAAILSLDQIKAIRGSNEYTEGPSVVKRPALRTAPRQEKHERTHEIIPINVNNNYEHRPTSHLGHAGLSNNTRGPILSRSTSTGSAASSGSNSSASSEQGLLGRSPPTRPVSGHRSERAIRTQPKQLIVDDLKGSLKEDLTQHKFICEQCGKCKCGECTAPRTLPSCLACNRQCLCSAESMVEYGTCMCLVKGIFYHCSNDDEGDSYSDNPCSCSQSQCCSRYLCMGAMSLFLPCLLCYPPAKGCLKLCRGCYDWIHRPGCRCKNSNTVYCKLEGCPSRGQGKPS, encoded by the coding sequence ATGCATGCCAGGTTTCCACTGATTGCCGGAATTCAAGATCACTACACATGGATCCCCAAAATCAACATGGCAGTGGCAGTTCAATAGTTGTGATCCAGCAGCCTGCTTTGGATAACCGTCAGAGGTTAGACTATGAGAGAGAGATTCAGCCTGCCGCTATTTTGTCCTTAGACCAGATCAAGGCCATCAGAGGCAGCAATGAGTACACAGAAGGGCCATCAGTGGTGAAAAGACCTGCTCTTCGAACAGCACCAAGACAAGAAAAGCATGAAAGGACTCATGAAATCATACCAATTAATGTGAATAATAACTATGAGCATAGACCTACCAGCCACCTGGGACATGCGGGACTCTCAAATAATACCAGAGGCCCCATATTGAGCAGATCAACCAGCACTGGAAGTGCAGCCAGTTCTGGGAGCAACAGCAGCGCCTCTTCTGAGCAGGGGCTGTTAGGAAGGTCACCGCCAACCAGACCAGTCTCTGGTCACAGGTCTGAAAGGGCGATCCGGACCCAGCCCAAGCAACTGATTGTGGATGACTTAAAGGGTTCCCTGAAAGAGGACCTGACACAGCACAAGTTCATTTGTGAACAGTGTGGGAAGTGCAAGTGCGGAGAATGCACAGCTCCCAGGACCCTGCCATCCTGTTTGGCCTGTAACCGGCAGTGCCTTTGCTCTGCTGAGAGCATGGTGGAATATGGAACCTGCATGTGCTTGGTCAAGGGCATCTTCTACCACTGCTCCAATGACGATGAAGGGGATTCTTACTCGGATAATCCTTGCTCCTGTTCACAGTCACAGTGCTGCTCTAGGTACCTGTGTATGGGAGCCATGTCTCTGTTTTTACCTTGCTTACTCTGTTACCCTCCTGCTAAGGGATGCCTGAAGCTGTGCAGGGGGTGTTATGACTGGATCCATCGCCCTGGGTGCAGATGTAAGAACTCCAACACGGTCTATTGTAAGCTGGAGGGCTGCCCCTCCCGGGGTCAGGGTAAACCATCATGA